In Felis catus isolate Fca126 chromosome A3, F.catus_Fca126_mat1.0, whole genome shotgun sequence, a single genomic region encodes these proteins:
- the LOC109498222 gene encoding retinol dehydrogenase 12-like isoform X2, with product MLQWSLLSTLVWSPGSVLLILVLLHRLCMWPWHKSHLWDLQHCSTDLTGKTVVVTGANSGIGKAVSQELARRGARVILACRNWECGQQALAEIQVASKNNCLLLGQVDLSSMASIRSFSRWLLQECPEIHLLVNNAGICGALQRAGSARVVNVSSFRHAHGYVDEEHLTGAGKPLIFNQNYDCSKLLLTSFTGELARRLQGTGVTVNSVEPGIVYTSIMKHFSWSYRFLFWLFSFFCKDVRQGAVPVLYLSLAKELDGISGKYFSSSCRIILPAKAAQDPQVAQRLWNATVQLTNLDKMD from the exons ATGTTGCAGTGGTCTCTACTCAGCACCCTTGTCTGGAGCCCTGGCTCTGTCCTGCTCATTCTGGTCCTCCTGCATAGACTATGTATGTGGCCTTGGCATAAGTCTCATCTTTGGGACCTCCAGCACTGCTCCACAGACTTGACTGGGAAGACAGTGGTGGTGACTGGAGCCAACAGTG GTATTGGGAAGGCCGTGTCCCAGGAGCTGGCCCGCCGTGGGGCCCGGGTGATCCTTGCCTGCCGTAACTGGGAGTGTGGACAGCAAGCCCTGGCTGAGATCCAAGTAGCCTCGAAGAACAACTGCCTCCTGCTTGGCCAGGTGGACTTGAGCTCTATGGCCTCCATCCGTAGCTTTTCCCGGTGGCTTCTGCAGGAGTGTCCCGAGATACATCTGCTGGTTAACAATGCTGGAATCTGCG GGGCCCTACAGCGGGCAGGATCAGCCCGGGTGGTGAATGTGTCTTCCTTTCGGCATGCACATGGGTATGTTGATGAGGAACATCTGACAGGGGCTGGTAAACCCTTGATCTTTAACCAGAATTATGACTGCAGCAAACTGCTCTTGACCTCCTTCACTGGGGAGCTTGCCCGGAGACTTCAAGGGACAG GTGTGACTGTGAACTCTGTGGAGCCGGGTATAGTGTACACAAGTATCATGAAGCATTTTTCTTGGTCATACCGCTTCCTCTTTTGGCTCTTCAGCTTCTTCTGTAAG GATGTCAGACAAGGTGCAGTCCCAGTCCTCTACCTGAGCTTGGCAAAGGAGCTGGATGgcatttctggaaaatattttagcaGTTCCTGTAGGATAATTCTTCCCGCGAAAGCTGCTCAGGATCCTCAAGTGGCCCAAAGGCTCTGGAATGCCACGGTGCAGCTAACAAACCTGGACAAGATGGACTGA
- the LOC109498222 gene encoding retinol dehydrogenase 12-like isoform X1: MLQWSLLSTLVWSPGSVLLILVLLHRLCMWPWHKSHLWDLQHCSTDLTGKTVVVTGANSGIGKAVSQELARRGARVILACRNWECGQQALAEIQVASKNNCLLLGQVDLSSMASIRSFSRWLLQECPEIHLLVNNAGICGFPKTLTQEGLDLTFATNYVGPFLLTNLLRGALQRAGSARVVNVSSFRHAHGYVDEEHLTGAGKPLIFNQNYDCSKLLLTSFTGELARRLQGTGVTVNSVEPGIVYTSIMKHFSWSYRFLFWLFSFFCKDVRQGAVPVLYLSLAKELDGISGKYFSSSCRIILPAKAAQDPQVAQRLWNATVQLTNLDKMD, translated from the exons ATGTTGCAGTGGTCTCTACTCAGCACCCTTGTCTGGAGCCCTGGCTCTGTCCTGCTCATTCTGGTCCTCCTGCATAGACTATGTATGTGGCCTTGGCATAAGTCTCATCTTTGGGACCTCCAGCACTGCTCCACAGACTTGACTGGGAAGACAGTGGTGGTGACTGGAGCCAACAGTG GTATTGGGAAGGCCGTGTCCCAGGAGCTGGCCCGCCGTGGGGCCCGGGTGATCCTTGCCTGCCGTAACTGGGAGTGTGGACAGCAAGCCCTGGCTGAGATCCAAGTAGCCTCGAAGAACAACTGCCTCCTGCTTGGCCAGGTGGACTTGAGCTCTATGGCCTCCATCCGTAGCTTTTCCCGGTGGCTTCTGCAGGAGTGTCCCGAGATACATCTGCTGGTTAACAATGCTGGAATCTGCG GATTTCCCAAGACACTTACCCAAGAGGGCCTTGATCTCACCTTTGCCACCAACTATGTTGGGCCCTTTCTGCTTACAAATCTACTCCGAG GGGCCCTACAGCGGGCAGGATCAGCCCGGGTGGTGAATGTGTCTTCCTTTCGGCATGCACATGGGTATGTTGATGAGGAACATCTGACAGGGGCTGGTAAACCCTTGATCTTTAACCAGAATTATGACTGCAGCAAACTGCTCTTGACCTCCTTCACTGGGGAGCTTGCCCGGAGACTTCAAGGGACAG GTGTGACTGTGAACTCTGTGGAGCCGGGTATAGTGTACACAAGTATCATGAAGCATTTTTCTTGGTCATACCGCTTCCTCTTTTGGCTCTTCAGCTTCTTCTGTAAG GATGTCAGACAAGGTGCAGTCCCAGTCCTCTACCTGAGCTTGGCAAAGGAGCTGGATGgcatttctggaaaatattttagcaGTTCCTGTAGGATAATTCTTCCCGCGAAAGCTGCTCAGGATCCTCAAGTGGCCCAAAGGCTCTGGAATGCCACGGTGCAGCTAACAAACCTGGACAAGATGGACTGA
- the CA3H2orf81 gene encoding uncharacterized protein C2orf81 homolog translates to MAHEGSRQIRDRGVTRSKAEKARPPTVQVPQVDIVPGRLTEAEWMAFTALEEGEDVVGDILADLMTRVMDSAFKVYLTQQCIPFTISQAREAMLQITEWRFLARDEGESAVAEDPTWGEDEEPLACTTDAWAQGSVPVLQAPASVGLEEIFQGEDRGSVDQISLGRSWTARGSQEQMESWEPSPELRVTPGPPPTPELFQETGTEGLLEELDVQAGDHQSSAGSLNSSSQLSVEMALDGSPPPFPDLSQVASTQASAQRVPPRSSQFSLEDLYHCTAQPHAAGDWLKLKKEKVPRMDGPSSSFEPQEPRCADALRGARHYRVGRMARARLDPARLPRHWVRPLAEVLVPDFEARPLEAYRGSKRGGKTEARARPLAPGPGVRVSPTVFFSLSPSAPFRVLGPGPALQSPSLSLGPPPPGFGSKLAFPSPGLRFLATHPTLQDLARSPSPKQWPGAKWPSGWEGAAELLGEMWVGRCHVPLHGLHPRDLEGQDPHRWPQTASQVLEATSQVMWKPMLLPEAVKLAPGVSLWNPTTQVLLRSAVSQQADTEGSISLPIQQHPIQTGAPKPQVTMRQLTKNSTPKVWPLLSKDLTHSGS, encoded by the exons ATGGCTCACGAAGGCTCG AGGCAGATCCGGGACCGCGGGGTGACCCGATCCAAGGCGGAAAAGGCGCGACCGCCTACGGTTCAGGTACCACAGGTGGACATCGTGCCTGGGCGGCTCACGGAAGCGGAATGGATGGCGTTCACGGCCCTCGAGGAGGGAGAGGATGTTGTGGGGGACATCTTGGCTGATCTGATGACGCGAGTAATGGACTCTGCCTTCAAAGTCTACCTGACCCAGCAG TGCATTCCATTCACCATCAGTCAGGCCCGGGAGGCGATGTTGCAGATCACCGAGTGGCGCTTCCTGGCCAGGGACGAGGGAGAATCTGCAGTGGCCGAGGACCCCACGTGGGGCGAGGACGAGGAACCTTTGGCATGCACGACGGATGCCTGGGCTCAGGGATCAGTGCCCGTGCTGCAAGCGCCCGCCTCTGTGGGGCTGGAGGAGATCTTCCAAGGCGAA GACCGAGGGAGCGTGGACCAGATCTCTTTAGGAAGATCGTGGACGGCGAGAGGCTCTCAGGAGCAGATGGAATCTTGGGAGCCTTCTCCAGAGCTGCGAGTCACTCCGGGCCCCCCACCTACCCCAGAGCTGTTTCAGGAGACAGGGACCGAGGGCCTTTTAGAGGAACTGGACGTCCAGGCCGGAGACCATCAGTCTTCGGCTGGATCCTTGAACTCGAGCAGCCAGCTGTCGGTGGAGATGGCTCTCGACGGCAGTCCCCCACCTTTTCCGGATCTGTCCCAGGTAGCCAGCACCCAGGCATCAGCCCAGAGGGTACCGCCCCGCAGCTCCCAGTTCTCGCTGGAGGACCTCTATCATTGCACCGCCCAGCCGCACGCGGCTGGGGACTGGCTGAAGCTCAAGAAGGAGAAAGTGCCCCGCATGGACGGCCCCTCCTCCTCATTCGAGCCACAGGAGCCTAGGTGCGCGGACGCGCTGCGGGGCGCGCGTCACTACAGGGTGGGACGCATGGCCCGGGCGCGCCTGGACCCCGCGCGGCTGCCGCGCCACTGGGTGCGCCCGCTGGCTGAGGTTCTGGTTCCAGACTTCGAGGCGCGCCCGCTGGAAGCCTACCGCGGGAGCAAGAGGGGCGGGAAGACCGAGGCTCGGGCCAGACCCCTAGCACCGGGCCCCGGTGTCCGCGTCTCCCcgacagttttcttttctctctcgcCTAGTGCTCCTTTCCGTGTCTTGGGCCCGGGCCCTGCTCTCCAATCCCCCTCTTTGAGCTTAGGCCCACCGCCGCCAGGCTTTGGGTCAAAGTTGGCCTTTCCCAGCCCTGGGCTTCGCTTTCTTGCCACCCACCCAACCCTCCAGGATCTGGCCCGGAGCCCCAGCCCTAAACAGTGGCCAGGTGCCAAGTGGCCCAGTGGCTGGGAGGGGGCGGCTGAGTTGCTGGGCGAGATGTGGGTAGGCCGCTGCCACGTACCTCTGCATGGCCTTCATCCCAGGGACCTGGAGGGTCAGGATCCACACAGGTGGCCTCAGACGGCATCCCAAGTCCTTGAGGCCACATCCCAGGTGATGTGGAAGCCCATGTTGCTGCCTGAGGCAGTGAAGCTGGCTCCTGGTGTGAGCTTGTGGAACccaaccacccaggtgctgctcAGATCTGCAGTATCCCAGCAGGCAGACACAGAAGGCAGCATCTCTCTTCCCATCCAGCAGCACCCCATCCAGACTGGTGCCCCAAAGCCTCAGGTGACCATGAGACAGCTAACgaagaactcaacacccaaagtgTGGCCACTCCTCTCCAAGGACCTGACGCATTCTGGGTCCTGA